One window from the genome of Oncorhynchus gorbuscha isolate QuinsamMale2020 ecotype Even-year linkage group LG14, OgorEven_v1.0, whole genome shotgun sequence encodes:
- the LOC123995692 gene encoding uncharacterized protein LOC123995692 isoform X1, with protein sequence MVLELCCSAGTADLLTIQAHLDIIHTLTEKSLHKEEVFPVHYGPLYDTVLQTLVWEFLSRLEELLPVPDLTQTTAWLSAAPSVLEECGQTVFDPEQLKTVLQHHQRHGNLNKSHVSKYTADTILSTLSLPPKMRVVINYEPDNSDNGRQYSDECIDNGVCENEDHNEFLDESTDRCLEDLGLSTSEQQQQEGLPPAETSVLVTPVPCDEFNLDHSLNVMVNADEPSQVLNCTLPPFSHSEVANLCKDIKTD encoded by the exons ATGGTTTTAGAGTTGTGTTGCAGTGCGGGCACAGCTGACCTCCTGACCATCCAGGCCCACCTAGACATAATCCACACTTTGACAGAAAAATCCTTACACAAAGAA GAGGTGTTCCCAGTCCACTATGGCCCTCTGTATGACACAGTGCTGCAGACACTGGTGTGGGAGTTCCTCTCCAGACTGGAGGAGCTGCTGCCTGTACCAGACCTCACGCAG ACAACAGCAtggctcagtgctgccccctctgtCCTGGAGGAATGTGGACAGACTGTCTTTGACCCTGAACAACTGAAGACAGTGCTGCAGCACCATCAGCGTCATGGAAACCTGAACAAGA GTCATGTCTCTAAATACACTGCAGATACCATCCTGTCcacactgtccctccctccaAAAATGAGAGTTGTTATTAACTATGAGCCAGACAACTCTGACAATGGGAGGCAATACTCAGATGAATGCATAGATAATGGGGTCTGTGAAAATGAAGACCACAATGAATTCCTGGATGAAAGCACTGATAGATGTTTGGAGGATCTAGGACTGTCAACATCAGAGCAACAGCAACAGGAGGGTCTGCCACCTGCAGAAACCTCAGTGTTGGTTACTCCAGTACCCTGTGATG AATTTAACTTGGATCATTCTCTCAACGTAATGGTGAATGCTGACGAGCCATCCCAGGTTCTTAACTGCACTCTACCTCCATTCTCTCACAGTGAAGTGGCCAACCTCTGCAAGGACATCAAGACCGACTAA
- the LOC123995692 gene encoding uncharacterized protein LOC123995692 isoform X2, translated as MVLELCCSAGTADLLTIQAHLDIIHTLTEKSLHKEEVFPVHYGPLYDTVLQTLVWEFLSRLEELLPVPDLTQTTAWLSAAPSVLEECGQTVFDPEQLKTVLQHHQRHGNLNKKFNLDHSLNVMVNADEPSQVLNCTLPPFSHSEVANLCKDIKTD; from the exons ATGGTTTTAGAGTTGTGTTGCAGTGCGGGCACAGCTGACCTCCTGACCATCCAGGCCCACCTAGACATAATCCACACTTTGACAGAAAAATCCTTACACAAAGAA GAGGTGTTCCCAGTCCACTATGGCCCTCTGTATGACACAGTGCTGCAGACACTGGTGTGGGAGTTCCTCTCCAGACTGGAGGAGCTGCTGCCTGTACCAGACCTCACGCAG ACAACAGCAtggctcagtgctgccccctctgtCCTGGAGGAATGTGGACAGACTGTCTTTGACCCTGAACAACTGAAGACAGTGCTGCAGCACCATCAGCGTCATGGAAACCTGAACAAGA AATTTAACTTGGATCATTCTCTCAACGTAATGGTGAATGCTGACGAGCCATCCCAGGTTCTTAACTGCACTCTACCTCCATTCTCTCACAGTGAAGTGGCCAACCTCTGCAAGGACATCAAGACCGACTAA